From Pseudomonas sp. stari2, a single genomic window includes:
- a CDS encoding ABC transporter ATP-binding protein: MLRVFERRLDPFPPDEAPPPPVGLMRFLWACTRGARGYVLALALLSASVSIYEAWLFSFLGQVVDLLSTWQAGGAASGQESRVLWGIAIVLLTSIGLVALRTMVQHQILAINLPLRLRWDFHRLMLRQSLSFFSDEFSGRVTTKVMQTALAVREVLFTIIEIAPGIGVYFIAIIALAGGFALKLMLPFIAWVALFGLAMLYFVPRLGQVGQEQAHARSSMTGRISDAYTNITTVKLFSHSNREAHFARAAMEDFKLTGFRQMRLVSQFEIVNQALVVGLILGAGGYALWLWHHGQVGAGAVAAITAMALRINGMSHWIMWQMTSLFENIGTVQDGMATLTRGPKVQDAPDAGVLVPSGGAVTFDNVHFNYNGERQVLDGLSLHIRAGEKIGLVGRSGAGKSTLINLLLRFYDVDSGTIRIDGQNIAQVTQDSLRSAIGMVTQDTSLLHRSIRDNIAYGRPDATDAQVHRAAINAQADGFISQLSDRQGHTGYDTLVGERGIKLSGGQRQRIAIARVMLKNAPILLLDEATSALDSEVEVAIQESLDEMMQGKTVIAIAHRLSTIAAMDRLIVMDEGRIIEQGTHAELLERNGTYARLWQHQSGGFLGEDQGLDEAMDRA; the protein is encoded by the coding sequence ATGCTTCGCGTGTTTGAACGCAGGCTCGATCCTTTCCCGCCCGACGAGGCGCCGCCACCGCCCGTTGGCCTGATGCGTTTTCTGTGGGCCTGCACCCGGGGTGCCCGTGGCTACGTGCTTGCGCTGGCGCTGCTCAGTGCCAGTGTGTCGATCTACGAAGCCTGGCTGTTTTCGTTTCTCGGGCAAGTGGTGGACTTGCTCTCGACCTGGCAGGCCGGCGGCGCCGCGAGCGGTCAGGAAAGCCGCGTGCTGTGGGGCATCGCCATCGTCCTGCTCACCAGCATCGGCCTTGTGGCGTTGCGCACGATGGTCCAGCACCAGATTCTGGCGATCAACCTGCCGCTGCGCCTGCGCTGGGACTTCCATCGCTTGATGCTGCGGCAAAGCCTTTCGTTCTTTTCCGACGAGTTCTCCGGTCGCGTCACGACCAAAGTGATGCAGACCGCGCTGGCCGTACGCGAAGTCCTGTTCACGATCATCGAAATCGCTCCCGGTATCGGCGTTTACTTCATTGCGATCATCGCTTTGGCCGGTGGATTTGCCCTGAAACTGATGCTGCCATTCATTGCCTGGGTCGCCCTCTTCGGGCTGGCGATGCTGTATTTCGTGCCACGCCTTGGACAGGTCGGGCAGGAACAGGCCCATGCGCGCTCGTCGATGACGGGGCGTATTTCCGACGCTTACACCAACATCACCACCGTCAAACTGTTCTCGCATTCCAACCGTGAAGCGCACTTCGCCCGTGCGGCGATGGAGGACTTCAAGCTCACCGGTTTTCGCCAGATGCGTCTGGTCAGCCAGTTCGAAATCGTCAATCAGGCCCTGGTCGTCGGGCTGATCCTGGGTGCCGGCGGCTATGCCTTGTGGCTCTGGCATCATGGTCAGGTCGGTGCGGGCGCGGTGGCCGCGATCACCGCCATGGCATTGCGGATCAACGGCATGTCCCACTGGATCATGTGGCAGATGACCTCGCTGTTCGAAAACATCGGCACCGTGCAGGACGGCATGGCCACCCTCACCCGCGGCCCCAAGGTGCAAGACGCGCCCGACGCCGGCGTGCTGGTGCCTTCCGGCGGCGCCGTGACCTTCGACAACGTGCACTTTAACTACAACGGTGAACGTCAGGTGCTCGACGGCTTGAGCCTGCACATCCGCGCCGGGGAAAAAATCGGCCTGGTGGGCCGCTCCGGCGCCGGCAAATCCACGCTGATCAACCTGCTGCTGCGCTTCTACGATGTCGACAGCGGTACGATTCGCATCGATGGCCAGAACATCGCGCAGGTGACACAGGACAGTCTGCGCAGCGCGATCGGCATGGTCACTCAGGATACGTCGCTGCTGCACCGCTCGATCCGCGACAACATTGCCTACGGACGCCCGGACGCCACCGATGCGCAGGTTCACCGCGCCGCGATCAACGCCCAGGCCGACGGCTTCATCAGCCAACTGAGCGACCGTCAGGGTCACACCGGTTACGACACCCTGGTCGGCGAACGCGGCATCAAGCTGTCCGGCGGTCAGCGCCAACGTATCGCCATCGCCCGGGTGATGCTCAAGAACGCGCCGATCCTGCTGCTCGACGAGGCCACCAGTGCACTGGATTCCGAAGTCGAAGTCGCTATCCAGGAAAGCCTGGATGAAATGATGCAAGGCAAGACCGTCATCGCCATCGCCCATCGGCTGTCGACGATTGCCGCCATGGACCGACTGATTGTCATGGACGAGGGCCGTATCATCGAACAAGGCACCCACGCCGAGCTGCTGGAACGAAACGGCACCTACGCGCGGCTCTGGCAGCATCAGAGCGGCGGTTTTCTCGGTGAAGATCAAGGGCTGGATGAGGCGATGGACCGGGCATGA